In Streptomyces ambofaciens ATCC 23877, a single genomic region encodes these proteins:
- a CDS encoding FUSC family protein: MRDVRESAASAVQPVKWLRDPMVVQALRSAAAASIAYVIAVRLTPDKSAAPLTAPLTALLVVQVTLYATLKMSFRRVNAVVAGVLVAIAFSQLVGLSWWSLALLIVAALGVGHLVRAHEFVAEVAISAMLVLGVTSHGSLAWARVVETLIGAIVGLAFNLVLAPPVWVEQAGESIEGLARRVRQLMLRMGEEAADSTPWHEAAARLHEARRLDHDIGEVDEDLRQAEDSLRFNPRVREGLLHRVVLRTGLDTLEICTVVMRVLARTFTDLAKEREPEPLFPPETGATIQQLLSEIADAVVSFAVLVTTSASDDAESAEERLSAELRQAAVTRDKLAQLLLEDVRRDARQWQLRGAVLTEVNRIIDEMDTEHRSRRLLEELDRHTREQRERMPRLTRLRDRARSRLRKRNRKAAGRRS, translated from the coding sequence ATGCGGGATGTACGTGAGAGTGCCGCGTCGGCTGTGCAGCCGGTGAAGTGGCTCAGGGACCCCATGGTCGTGCAGGCGCTGCGCTCGGCCGCGGCGGCGTCGATCGCCTACGTGATCGCGGTGCGGCTGACGCCCGACAAGTCGGCCGCGCCGCTGACGGCGCCCCTGACCGCTCTGCTGGTCGTCCAGGTGACCCTGTACGCCACGCTCAAGATGAGCTTCCGCCGGGTGAACGCCGTGGTGGCCGGTGTCCTGGTCGCCATCGCCTTCAGCCAGTTGGTGGGGCTGAGCTGGTGGAGTCTGGCCCTGCTGATCGTGGCGGCGCTGGGCGTCGGACATCTGGTGCGGGCGCACGAGTTCGTGGCCGAGGTGGCCATCAGCGCGATGCTGGTGCTCGGGGTGACCTCGCACGGGAGCCTGGCGTGGGCGCGGGTGGTGGAGACACTGATCGGGGCGATCGTCGGACTGGCCTTCAACCTGGTCCTGGCCCCTCCGGTGTGGGTGGAGCAGGCGGGTGAGTCGATCGAGGGCCTCGCCCGGCGGGTGCGGCAGCTGATGCTGCGCATGGGCGAGGAGGCCGCCGACAGCACACCCTGGCACGAGGCGGCGGCCCGGCTGCACGAGGCCCGCCGCCTCGACCACGACATCGGCGAGGTGGACGAGGACCTCCGGCAGGCCGAGGACAGTCTGCGGTTCAATCCCCGTGTCCGGGAGGGGCTGCTGCACCGGGTGGTGCTGCGTACCGGGCTGGACACCCTGGAGATCTGCACCGTGGTCATGCGGGTCCTCGCGCGCACCTTCACCGACCTGGCGAAGGAACGCGAGCCGGAACCCTTGTTCCCGCCCGAGACCGGTGCCACCATCCAGCAGCTGCTGTCCGAGATCGCGGACGCCGTGGTCAGCTTCGCGGTCCTGGTCACCACCAGCGCCAGCGACGACGCGGAGTCCGCCGAGGAGCGCCTCTCCGCCGAGCTGCGGCAGGCCGCGGTCACCCGGGACAAACTGGCCCAGCTGCTGCTGGAGGACGTCCGGCGGGACGCCCGGCAGTGGCAGTTGCGGGGTGCGGTGCTGACCGAGGTCAACCGCATCATCGACGAGATGGACACCGAGCACCGCTCCCGCCGGCTCCTGGAGGAACTGGACCGCCACACCCGCGAGCAGCGCGAACGCATGCCGCGGCTGACCCGGCTGCGGGACCGGGCACGCTCCCGGCTGCGGAAGCGGAACCGCAAGGCCGCCGGGCGTCGTTCTTGA
- a CDS encoding SDR family oxidoreductase, with amino-acid sequence MSSTAGSRIVVTGATGNVGTSVVRLLSEDPEVGSVVGLARRIPEWSPPKTEWAAVDLASERADLGGHFAGADAVVHLAWAFQPTHDPATTWRTNVLGSLWVFEAVAAAGVPALVHASSVGAYSPGPKERAVDESWPTHGWPDAAYCREKAYLERALDIFERDHPDIRVVRMRPAFLFKRESASEQRRIFGGKYLPGPLARPDLLPFLPDVPGLRVQALHTDDAAGAYRLAARSEDARGPFNLAAEPPVDAELLGEMTGRRPVRLPRTAARSAIAAAWGLRLLPASPHLFDAVLRLPLMDCTRARAELGWRPVRTATEVLEEFLEGFQQGAGAATEPLRGRKVG; translated from the coding sequence GTGAGCAGCACAGCGGGCAGCAGGATCGTGGTCACGGGTGCCACCGGCAACGTGGGCACCAGCGTGGTCCGGCTTCTGTCGGAAGATCCGGAGGTCGGGTCCGTGGTGGGGCTGGCCCGGCGGATCCCCGAGTGGTCGCCCCCGAAGACGGAGTGGGCCGCGGTCGACCTGGCCTCCGAGCGGGCCGACCTGGGCGGCCACTTCGCCGGTGCCGACGCCGTGGTGCATCTGGCCTGGGCGTTCCAGCCGACGCACGACCCGGCGACGACCTGGCGCACGAACGTCCTCGGTTCCCTCTGGGTCTTCGAGGCGGTGGCCGCGGCCGGGGTGCCGGCGCTGGTGCACGCCTCGTCGGTCGGCGCCTACTCGCCGGGGCCGAAGGAACGTGCGGTGGACGAGTCGTGGCCGACGCACGGCTGGCCGGACGCCGCGTACTGCCGGGAGAAGGCCTACCTGGAGCGGGCGCTGGACATCTTCGAACGCGACCACCCCGATATCCGGGTGGTGCGGATGCGTCCGGCCTTCCTCTTCAAGCGGGAGTCGGCCAGCGAGCAGCGCCGGATCTTCGGCGGCAAGTACCTGCCGGGGCCGCTGGCCCGCCCGGATCTGCTGCCGTTCCTGCCGGACGTTCCCGGCCTGCGGGTGCAGGCCCTGCACACCGACGACGCGGCGGGCGCGTACCGGCTGGCGGCCCGGTCCGAGGACGCCCGGGGCCCGTTCAACCTGGCGGCCGAGCCGCCGGTCGACGCGGAGCTGCTCGGCGAGATGACCGGCAGGCGTCCGGTGCGGCTGCCCCGCACCGCGGCGCGCTCGGCGATCGCCGCCGCGTGGGGGCTGCGTCTGCTGCCCGCCTCCCCGCACCTGTTCGACGCGGTGCTGCGGCTGCCGCTCATGGACTGCACCCGGGCCCGCGCCGAGCTGGGCTGGCGGCCGGTGCGTACGGCCACCGAGGTGCTGGAGGAGTTCCTGGAGGGCTTCCAGCAGGGCGCCGGAGCCGCCACGGAGCCCCTGCGGGGGCGCAAGGTCGGCTGA
- a CDS encoding FBP domain-containing protein gives MRALTEQDIRGSFINCTKGEAKRLSVPRDLDQRPWDDLDFLGWREPGAPDRSYLVTEDGGRLTGVALRFQPARPGFLQRSMCALCLTTHPRGGVSLMTARKAGPAGREGNTVGLYMCTDLACSLYLRGRKAPEGGARFEESLTLEEQVARTLGNLSAFLGKVAA, from the coding sequence GTGAGAGCACTCACCGAGCAGGACATCCGCGGCTCGTTCATCAACTGCACGAAGGGCGAGGCCAAGCGCCTGTCCGTCCCCCGCGACCTCGACCAGCGTCCCTGGGACGATCTCGACTTCCTCGGCTGGCGCGAGCCGGGCGCCCCCGACCGCAGTTATCTGGTCACCGAGGACGGCGGCCGGCTCACCGGCGTGGCCCTGCGGTTCCAGCCCGCCCGGCCGGGCTTCCTCCAGCGCAGCATGTGCGCGCTGTGCCTGACCACCCATCCCCGGGGCGGCGTCTCCCTGATGACGGCGCGCAAGGCGGGCCCGGCCGGCCGGGAGGGCAACACGGTCGGCCTGTACATGTGCACCGACCTCGCCTGTTCCCTGTACCTGCGCGGCAGGAAGGCGCCGGAGGGCGGGGCCCGCTTCGAGGAGAGCCTCACCCTGGAGGAACAGGTGGCCCGCACCCTCGGCAATCTCTCCGCGTTCCTCGGCAAAGTGGCCGCCTGA
- a CDS encoding ROK family transcriptional regulator — protein sequence MAGRNGRTVRDLRRANRTAVLQRLYFEGPLSRFELGPATGLSSGSVSNVVADLVADGLVEEAGSVESDGGRPRTLLRVAPGSGHMIGVDVGETRVRVELFDLTLTELARAERPLTQQRYDVEVIVGHIRDGIAEVLAAAGLAPERLLGAGVGVPGIVEHTPDRGAVVHGQTIGWDAVPLEALLRAGSPLPDTVPYVIDNGAKTLGQAEMWFGAGRGARNAIVVLFGSGVGASLVTPEAEHGRAVEWGHLTVRVRGRRCRCGALGCLEAYAGAESLLARWREEGGRVPEGTDEETALTALLAAAHPADDEEPDPVALAVLEETAEYLGAGLSDLINLFQPERILIGGWAGLQLGTRFLPAVRRYAASYALRHPAEKVTVELGRLGPDAVTVGAAILPLADFFARGGRRPEPAPDHPAPAWRTALEERAPH from the coding sequence ATGGCGGGGCGGAACGGGCGCACGGTGCGCGACCTCAGGAGGGCCAACCGCACGGCCGTACTGCAACGGCTCTACTTCGAGGGGCCGCTCAGCCGCTTCGAGCTGGGCCCGGCGACGGGACTGAGTTCCGGCTCCGTCAGCAACGTCGTCGCCGACCTGGTCGCCGACGGCCTCGTGGAGGAGGCCGGCAGCGTCGAATCCGACGGCGGAAGGCCCCGCACCCTGCTGCGGGTGGCCCCCGGCAGCGGCCACATGATCGGCGTGGACGTCGGGGAGACCCGGGTGCGCGTCGAACTGTTCGACCTGACCCTCACCGAACTGGCCCGCGCCGAACGCCCGCTGACCCAGCAGCGCTACGACGTCGAGGTGATCGTCGGACACATCCGCGACGGCATCGCCGAGGTGCTGGCGGCGGCCGGCCTCGCGCCCGAGCGGTTGCTCGGTGCCGGAGTCGGCGTCCCGGGCATCGTCGAGCACACACCCGACCGGGGCGCCGTCGTGCACGGGCAGACCATCGGCTGGGACGCGGTCCCGCTGGAGGCCCTGCTCCGCGCCGGCTCGCCGCTGCCCGACACCGTCCCCTACGTCATCGACAACGGCGCCAAGACCCTCGGCCAGGCCGAGATGTGGTTCGGCGCGGGACGCGGCGCCCGCAACGCGATCGTGGTCCTCTTCGGTTCCGGCGTGGGCGCCAGCCTCGTCACCCCCGAGGCCGAGCACGGCCGGGCGGTCGAATGGGGCCACCTGACGGTGCGGGTCAGAGGCCGGCGCTGCCGCTGCGGTGCGCTCGGCTGCCTGGAGGCCTACGCCGGCGCCGAGTCACTGCTGGCCCGCTGGCGGGAGGAGGGCGGCCGGGTACCCGAGGGCACCGACGAGGAGACCGCCCTGACCGCGCTGCTCGCCGCCGCCCACCCGGCCGACGACGAGGAGCCCGACCCGGTCGCGCTCGCCGTCCTGGAGGAGACCGCCGAGTACCTGGGCGCCGGGCTGTCCGACCTGATCAACCTCTTCCAGCCCGAGCGCATCCTCATCGGCGGCTGGGCAGGCCTCCAGCTCGGCACCCGCTTCCTGCCCGCGGTACGCCGGTACGCGGCGTCCTACGCGCTGCGCCACCCCGCCGAGAAGGTGACGGTCGAGCTGGGACGGCTCGGTCCGGACGCGGTGACCGTCGGCGCCGCGATCCTGCCGCTGGCCGACTTCTTCGCGCGCGGTGGCCGGCGCCCCGAACCGGCGCCCGACCACCCGGCGCCCGCCTGGCGCACGGCGCTGGAGGAGCGGGCACCGCACTGA
- a CDS encoding DUF2470 domain-containing protein: MGDSHTIWTAAPAAAEQARSVLAAAWSCAVTAEGGREEFVGAHTVSEDGRVLLHVPEDSALLAAAICAPRGEPSAVLEFADVAPVPVRGRIRARLWLAGWFAPDDGHLAFRPTRVVLRRPSGAVVVGLDEFVTARPDPLALAEARLLTHLADCHGDAVERLTRLVHADSLHGAVRVRPLAVDRHGLTLRVERVSAHGDVRLPFHAPADDVAQLTERVHVLLAQASAASCPRALQRQRTDGDG; the protein is encoded by the coding sequence ATGGGCGACAGCCACACCATCTGGACGGCCGCGCCTGCCGCGGCGGAGCAGGCCCGCTCCGTGCTGGCCGCCGCCTGGTCCTGCGCGGTGACCGCCGAGGGCGGTCGCGAGGAGTTCGTCGGCGCGCACACCGTGTCCGAGGACGGCCGGGTGCTGCTGCACGTGCCCGAGGACAGCGCGCTGCTCGCCGCGGCGATCTGCGCCCCTCGCGGGGAGCCGTCCGCCGTGCTGGAGTTCGCCGACGTGGCGCCCGTCCCGGTGCGGGGACGGATCAGGGCCCGGCTCTGGCTGGCGGGCTGGTTCGCCCCGGACGACGGCCACCTGGCGTTCCGGCCCACACGGGTGGTGCTGCGCCGGCCGTCCGGTGCCGTGGTGGTCGGACTCGACGAGTTCGTCACCGCCCGGCCCGACCCGCTGGCCCTGGCTGAGGCGCGGCTGCTGACCCATCTCGCCGACTGCCACGGCGACGCGGTGGAGCGGCTGACCCGGCTCGTCCACGCCGACAGCCTGCACGGTGCGGTCCGGGTCCGGCCGCTCGCCGTCGACCGGCACGGACTGACGCTGCGCGTCGAGCGCGTCAGCGCCCACGGCGACGTACGGCTGCCCTTCCACGCGCCCGCCGACGACGTCGCCCAGCTCACGGAGCGGGTGCACGTGCTGCTGGCGCAGGCGAGCGCCGCCTCCTGCCCGCGGGCCCTACAGCGGCAGCGCACAGACGGCGACGGGTGA
- a CDS encoding cytochrome P450, translating into MAGTTNGLAPDGLPKGFRSAELGWPELHRIPRPPYRLPLLGDVVGASRSTPMQDSLRYARRLGPIFRRRAFGNEFVFVWGAGLAADLADEERFAKHVGLGVANLRPVAGDGLFTAYNHEPNWQLAHDVLAPGFSREAMAGYHVMMLDVAARLTDHWDRAGAAGRTVDVPGDMTKLTLETIARTGFGHDFGSFERSRPHPFVTAMVGTLTYAQRLNTVPAPLAPWLLRGASRRNTADIDHLNRTVDDLVRARRAAGGRGGTGDLLDRMLETAHPETGERLSPENVRRQVITFLVAGHETTSGALSFALHYLAQHPGIAARARAEVDRVWGDTEAPGYEQVAKLRYVRRVLDESLRLWPTAPAFAREARTDTVLGGSYPMRRGAWALVLAGMLHRDPQVWGPDAEEFDPDRFDAKAVRSRAPHTFKPFGTGARACIGRQFALHEATLVLGLLLRRYELRPEPEYRLRVTERLTLMPEGLRLRLERRAGSGRAGTGPDRAAVAEDAASAPRCPVPRADD; encoded by the coding sequence ATGGCGGGGACGACGAACGGACTGGCTCCGGACGGACTGCCGAAAGGGTTCCGCAGCGCCGAACTGGGCTGGCCCGAGCTGCACCGCATCCCGCGCCCGCCATACCGGCTGCCCCTGCTCGGGGACGTGGTCGGGGCGAGCAGGAGCACCCCGATGCAGGACTCGCTCCGCTACGCCAGACGACTGGGTCCGATATTCCGGCGCCGGGCCTTCGGCAACGAGTTCGTCTTCGTGTGGGGCGCCGGGCTCGCCGCCGACCTCGCGGACGAGGAGCGGTTCGCCAAGCACGTGGGCCTCGGCGTGGCCAACCTGCGGCCGGTCGCCGGGGACGGCCTCTTCACGGCGTACAACCACGAGCCCAACTGGCAGCTCGCGCACGACGTGCTGGCGCCCGGCTTCAGCCGGGAGGCCATGGCGGGCTACCACGTGATGATGCTGGACGTGGCCGCGCGGCTCACGGACCACTGGGACCGGGCCGGGGCGGCGGGCCGGACGGTGGACGTGCCCGGGGACATGACCAAGCTGACGCTGGAGACCATCGCGCGCACCGGGTTCGGGCACGACTTCGGGTCCTTCGAGCGTTCCCGTCCCCACCCCTTCGTGACCGCGATGGTGGGCACGCTCACCTACGCGCAGCGGCTGAACACCGTGCCCGCCCCGCTGGCCCCGTGGCTGCTGCGCGGCGCGAGCCGCCGCAACACCGCCGACATCGACCACCTCAACCGCACGGTCGACGACCTGGTCCGCGCCCGCCGCGCGGCGGGCGGCCGGGGCGGGACGGGCGACCTGCTCGACCGGATGCTGGAGACGGCCCACCCCGAGACCGGCGAGCGGCTGTCGCCGGAGAACGTCCGCCGGCAGGTCATCACCTTCCTGGTGGCCGGCCACGAGACCACCTCGGGGGCGCTGTCCTTCGCTCTGCACTACCTCGCGCAGCACCCCGGGATCGCGGCCCGGGCCCGGGCGGAGGTGGACCGCGTGTGGGGCGACACCGAGGCTCCCGGCTACGAGCAGGTGGCCAAACTGCGGTACGTGCGCCGGGTGCTGGACGAGTCGCTGCGGCTGTGGCCGACCGCCCCCGCCTTCGCACGGGAGGCCCGCACGGACACGGTGCTGGGCGGTAGCTACCCGATGCGGCGCGGTGCCTGGGCGCTGGTGCTGGCGGGAATGCTGCACCGCGACCCGCAGGTGTGGGGGCCGGACGCCGAGGAGTTCGACCCGGACCGCTTCGACGCCAAGGCCGTACGCTCGCGTGCCCCGCACACCTTCAAGCCGTTCGGAACGGGGGCGCGGGCGTGCATCGGCCGGCAGTTCGCCCTGCACGAGGCGACGCTGGTCCTCGGACTGCTGCTGCGCCGGTACGAACTGCGGCCCGAGCCGGAGTACCGGCTGCGGGTGACCGAGCGGCTGACCCTGATGCCCGAGGGGCTGCGGTTGCGCCTGGAGCGCCGGGCCGGGAGCGGCCGGGCCGGTACGGGGCCGGACCGCGCGGCCGTCGCCGAGGACGCCGCCTCAGCGCCCCGCTGTCCAGTGCCCCGGGCGGATGACTGA
- a CDS encoding lactonase family protein, with amino-acid sequence MSGDGWSRRRFVGLLARTATAAAVLPAATACGDSPGAGPETSSTPTATAADTGAPGRERGPSGPRPLYLGTYTSVEGGGRGIGLAEYDPHTGEITGRGTVTGVADPSYLAVHPDGRTLYAVNERVDGAVTAVRLSDRTVLGSRSTGGSGTCHLSVHPRGRWLLSADYGSGSVAVHPIGASGALGERTDLVTHSAPPPGPGQQGPHAHQILTSPDGGHVLAVDLGTDTVHTYRLDERAGTLTEMGRARTRPGAGPRHLTFHPDGRHAYLANEVDDTVAVCAFDPDTGRLTIGEAQPTGSGGGTNHPAQILVTPDGAYAFLANRGHDSITRYAVESDGARLRLLDTVPVGGDFPRHIAFSPDGGLLFAANQKSGDVSVFRVAGDSGELGPVGKPFASPVAVCALPL; translated from the coding sequence ATGAGCGGTGACGGATGGAGCAGGCGCCGGTTCGTCGGTCTGCTCGCGCGGACGGCGACCGCCGCGGCGGTGCTTCCGGCGGCGACGGCGTGCGGCGACTCGCCGGGGGCCGGCCCGGAGACGTCGTCGACGCCGACGGCGACCGCCGCGGACACCGGCGCTCCGGGCCGGGAACGCGGTCCCTCCGGCCCGCGTCCGCTGTATCTGGGCACCTACACCTCGGTCGAGGGCGGCGGCAGGGGCATCGGGCTCGCCGAGTACGACCCGCACACGGGCGAGATCACCGGCCGGGGCACGGTCACCGGCGTGGCCGACCCGTCGTATCTGGCGGTGCACCCGGACGGACGCACCCTGTACGCGGTGAACGAGCGCGTGGACGGCGCGGTGACCGCCGTCCGGCTGTCCGACCGCACGGTCCTGGGCAGCCGGAGCACCGGCGGCTCGGGGACCTGTCATCTGTCGGTGCACCCGCGGGGGCGCTGGCTGCTGAGCGCCGACTACGGCTCGGGCAGCGTCGCGGTGCACCCGATCGGCGCGTCGGGGGCGCTCGGGGAGCGCACCGACCTGGTCACCCACTCCGCTCCCCCGCCCGGCCCCGGGCAGCAGGGTCCGCACGCCCACCAGATCCTCACCAGCCCGGACGGGGGGCACGTCCTCGCCGTGGACCTCGGCACGGACACCGTCCACACCTACCGTCTGGACGAGAGGGCCGGCACGCTCACCGAGATGGGGCGGGCACGCACCCGGCCGGGGGCCGGACCGCGCCACCTCACCTTCCATCCGGACGGGCGCCACGCCTATCTCGCCAACGAGGTCGACGACACCGTCGCGGTCTGCGCCTTCGACCCGGACACCGGTCGCCTGACCATCGGGGAGGCGCAGCCTACGGGGTCGGGAGGGGGCACCAATCACCCCGCGCAGATCCTGGTGACGCCCGACGGTGCGTACGCCTTTCTCGCCAACCGGGGCCACGACAGCATCACGCGGTACGCCGTGGAGTCGGACGGCGCCCGGCTCCGGCTGCTGGACACGGTGCCGGTCGGCGGTGACTTCCCCCGGCACATCGCCTTCTCCCCGGACGGCGGGCTGCTCTTCGCGGCGAACCAGAAGTCCGGTGACGTCAGCGTGTTCCGGGTGGCCGGGGACAGCGGGGAACTGGGCCCGGTGGGAAAGCCGTTCGCCTCACCCGTCGCCGTCTGTGCGCTGCCGCTGTAG
- a CDS encoding TetR/AcrR family transcriptional regulator codes for MAANQGERTRRRLSTGERREQLLSVGARLFSESPYDDVWIEQVAEIAGVSRGLLYHYFPNKRDFFAAIVERESERMLRMTAAVPGLPVREQLTAGLDAYLEYVRAHAHGYRAFHRADAAGDQAVRRVYRKALAAQERQILAALAADPEFGPLFGERTDVRLAVRGWLAFTTAVCLEWLRESEPAPEQVRDLCARALLGAIAP; via the coding sequence ATGGCCGCGAACCAGGGCGAGCGCACCCGCCGCAGGCTCAGCACGGGGGAGCGCCGGGAGCAGCTGTTGTCGGTGGGCGCGCGGCTGTTCTCGGAGAGCCCCTACGACGACGTGTGGATCGAGCAGGTCGCCGAGATCGCCGGCGTCTCCCGCGGGCTGCTGTACCACTACTTCCCGAACAAGCGGGACTTCTTCGCGGCGATCGTCGAGCGCGAGAGCGAGCGCATGCTGCGGATGACGGCGGCCGTGCCCGGCCTGCCGGTTCGGGAGCAGCTCACCGCAGGCCTGGACGCGTACCTGGAGTACGTCCGGGCGCACGCCCACGGCTACCGCGCCTTCCACCGGGCCGACGCGGCCGGGGACCAGGCGGTGCGCCGGGTCTACCGGAAGGCGCTGGCCGCACAGGAGCGGCAGATCCTCGCGGCCCTCGCCGCCGACCCGGAGTTCGGTCCGCTGTTCGGGGAGCGGACCGACGTGCGGCTCGCGGTGCGCGGCTGGCTGGCGTTCACCACCGCGGTCTGCCTGGAGTGGCTGCGGGAGTCGGAGCCGGCACCGGAGCAGGTGCGCGACCTGTGCGCGCGAGCTCTGCTGGGCGCGATCGCGCCGTGA